In the genome of Alkalibaculum bacchi, one region contains:
- the asnS gene encoding asparagine--tRNA ligase: MKTSIKQLYQNTENFSDKDIIINGWIRTNRGSKHFGFIEVNDGTYFKGVQVVYEEDIDNFSQISKLTIATAITVRGKFILTPDSKQAFEIKADEIKIEASADSSYPLQKKRHTLEYLRTIAHLRPRSNTFSAVFRVRSLVAYAVHQFFQERDFVYTHTPIITASDAEGAGEMFHVTTLDLKNPPKNERGDIDFSKDFFDKATNLTVSGQLEAEAFALAFQKVYTFGPTFRAENSNTARHAAEFWMIEPEIAFADLNDDMELAEDMIKYVINYLLVNAAEEMNFFNSFINKGLLDKLNNIVNSDFAHITYTEAIDILTKAKKEFQYPVSWGMDLQTEHERYIAEEVYKKPVFVTDYPKDIKAFYMRLNDDEKTVAAMDLLVPGVGEIIGGSQREERHDILLERMSAVGLNSEDYWWYLELRKYGGVKHAGFGLGFERAIMYMTGMENIRDVLPFPRTVGNAEF, from the coding sequence ATGAAGACAAGTATAAAGCAGTTATATCAAAATACCGAAAATTTTTCAGACAAGGATATCATCATCAATGGATGGATTCGAACAAATAGAGGATCAAAGCATTTTGGCTTTATTGAAGTCAATGATGGCACTTACTTTAAGGGAGTTCAAGTAGTGTATGAAGAAGATATAGATAATTTTTCTCAAATCAGTAAACTTACTATAGCTACGGCAATTACAGTAAGGGGTAAGTTTATACTCACTCCAGATAGCAAGCAGGCCTTCGAGATAAAGGCTGATGAGATCAAAATAGAGGCAAGTGCAGACTCTAGTTATCCTTTACAAAAGAAAAGGCATACTTTAGAGTATTTAAGAACGATTGCTCATTTAAGACCTAGAAGCAATACCTTTTCAGCTGTCTTCCGAGTTCGTAGTTTGGTTGCTTATGCTGTACATCAATTTTTTCAGGAGCGAGATTTTGTCTACACCCACACGCCTATTATAACGGCTAGTGATGCAGAAGGCGCAGGAGAAATGTTTCATGTCACTACTCTAGATTTAAAGAATCCTCCTAAAAATGAAAGAGGAGATATTGATTTTAGCAAAGATTTCTTTGATAAAGCCACTAATTTAACTGTTAGTGGCCAATTAGAAGCAGAAGCTTTTGCCTTAGCTTTTCAAAAGGTTTATACCTTTGGCCCTACTTTTAGAGCGGAAAATTCAAATACAGCTCGACATGCTGCAGAATTTTGGATGATCGAACCTGAAATCGCTTTTGCAGACTTAAATGACGATATGGAACTTGCAGAAGACATGATTAAATATGTAATTAATTATTTACTTGTCAATGCAGCAGAAGAAATGAATTTCTTTAATAGCTTTATCAATAAGGGATTATTAGATAAATTAAATAATATCGTAAACTCTGATTTTGCACATATTACCTATACAGAGGCAATCGACATATTAACAAAGGCTAAAAAAGAGTTCCAATACCCGGTTTCATGGGGAATGGATTTACAGACAGAACACGAGCGCTATATTGCAGAAGAGGTTTATAAAAAGCCTGTATTCGTAACAGATTATCCAAAAGACATCAAAGCTTTTTACATGCGCCTTAATGATGACGAAAAAACAGTAGCAGCTATGGACTTACTTGTACCTGGTGTAGGTGAAATCATAGGGGGAAGTCAAAGAGAAGAGAGGCATGATATACTACTAGAACGAATGAGCGCAGTAGGATTAAACTCTGAAGATTATTGGTGGTATTTAGAACTTAGAAAGTATGGTGGTGTAAAACATGCGGGTTTTGGACTTGGCTTTGAAAGAGCAATTATGTATATGACAGGCATGGAAAACATTCGAGACGTTCTACCATTCCCAAGAACAGTAGGAAATGCAGAGTTTTAA
- a CDS encoding fumarylacetoacetate hydrolase family protein, whose translation MIFANASMKSTKENFLAIIDSNKVVKLESLMKSCPKDMISFIEKYNSKLQEEIHKILKDKNIPTIAREDIVLLSPIPYPRRNVFCLGKNYIEHANEIKSIPGGDNMVPKEPIYFTKLAYPCMGPEDIILSHKSFTNQLDYEVELTIIIGKKGTNIVKEEAEDYIFGYTIGNDFSVRDIQKKHIQWFKGKSMDTCCSIGPYIVSKEDIPFPPSLDISCSINGEVRQNSNTSKLIFDIPTIIHDLSKGLTLYPGDIIMTGTPAGVGLGFDPPRTLEAGDVVECKIEKIGTLRNYIEK comes from the coding sequence ATGATTTTTGCTAATGCATCAATGAAATCTACAAAGGAGAATTTTCTAGCCATTATAGATTCTAATAAAGTCGTTAAATTAGAGAGTTTGATGAAATCTTGCCCTAAAGACATGATTTCCTTTATAGAAAAATACAATTCCAAACTGCAAGAGGAAATTCACAAAATTTTAAAAGATAAAAATATTCCTACTATAGCTAGAGAAGATATAGTACTTTTATCTCCTATTCCTTATCCAAGAAGGAATGTGTTTTGCCTTGGAAAAAATTATATAGAACATGCTAATGAAATAAAATCCATACCTGGTGGAGACAATATGGTTCCAAAAGAGCCTATCTATTTCACGAAATTAGCTTATCCCTGTATGGGACCAGAAGATATAATACTCAGTCACAAATCCTTTACAAATCAGCTAGATTACGAAGTTGAGCTCACAATCATCATAGGAAAAAAGGGCACAAATATTGTTAAAGAAGAGGCTGAAGACTATATTTTTGGCTACACCATTGGAAACGACTTTTCTGTAAGAGATATACAAAAAAAGCATATACAGTGGTTTAAAGGAAAGAGCATGGATACTTGTTGTTCCATAGGTCCTTATATTGTTTCTAAAGAGGATATTCCATTTCCACCCTCATTAGATATTTCGTGCAGTATAAATGGGGAAGTGAGACAAAATTCTAATACCTCTAAATTAATCTTTGATATTCCTACTATCATCCATGATCTATCAAAAGGGCTTACTTTATACCCAGGAGATATCATTATGACTGGTACTCCTGCAGGTGTTGGTTTAGGATTTGATCCGCCGAGAACATTGGAAGCTGGAGATGTAGTAGAATGTAAGATTGAAAAAATTGGCACTCTTAGAAATTACATTGAAAAATAG
- the guaA gene encoding glutamine-hydrolyzing GMP synthase, translated as MVQEKILVLDFGGQYNQLIARRVREHHVYAEIKPYNKITVEEICKISYKGIIFTGGPNSVYDNASPHYDPDILNLGIPILGICYGNQLMAYMEGGKIYSAENSSEYGKTSVTVSESPLLKDIPKNSICWMSHTDYIKEAPVGFSVIARTAKCPCAAMSDEKRRLYGVQFHPEVTHTQYGKVMLYNFLFRICGCSGNWKMDHFIDKAVEKYKTELAGKKVLLALSGGVDSSVAATLLYKAIGEDLTCVFVDHGLLRKNEGDFVENTFKGRFGMNFIRVNAESRFLEKLAGITEPEQKRKIIGEEFIRVFEEEAKKLGKINVLAQGTIYPDVVESGKGDSATIKSHHNVGGLPDVISFDSIVEPLADLFKDEVREVGNKLGLPKELVYRQPFPGPGLAVRVIGEITKEKLDQLREADAIFCEEIAKHSSEEMTNQYFAVLTDLHSVGVKGDARTYGYTVALRAVTTDDFMTAEWTWLPYELLESASSRITNEIEQITRVVYDITSKPPATVEWE; from the coding sequence ATTGTGCAGGAAAAAATCCTTGTTTTGGATTTTGGCGGTCAATATAATCAACTGATTGCCCGAAGGGTTCGTGAGCATCATGTGTATGCAGAAATTAAGCCGTACAATAAGATCACGGTAGAAGAAATATGTAAAATCAGCTACAAAGGTATTATTTTTACCGGCGGACCCAATAGCGTATATGATAATGCGTCTCCCCATTATGATCCTGACATTTTAAATCTCGGTATTCCGATTTTAGGTATTTGCTACGGCAATCAGTTGATGGCATATATGGAGGGGGGTAAAATTTACAGTGCAGAAAACTCAAGTGAATACGGAAAAACCTCGGTTACAGTTTCAGAAAGTCCTTTGTTAAAAGATATTCCGAAAAACAGTATCTGCTGGATGAGCCACACGGATTACATCAAGGAAGCTCCTGTTGGGTTTTCTGTTATTGCTCGAACTGCTAAATGCCCCTGTGCCGCCATGAGCGATGAAAAACGCCGCTTATACGGTGTACAATTTCATCCGGAGGTCACTCATACACAATATGGCAAGGTTATGCTGTATAATTTTCTTTTTAGAATATGCGGCTGCAGCGGCAACTGGAAAATGGATCATTTCATTGATAAGGCTGTCGAGAAATACAAGACAGAGCTTGCCGGAAAGAAGGTGTTACTGGCTCTTTCCGGAGGCGTGGATTCCTCGGTAGCAGCCACCTTACTTTATAAGGCTATCGGCGAGGATTTGACTTGTGTATTCGTGGATCACGGATTATTACGTAAAAATGAGGGCGATTTCGTAGAAAACACCTTCAAGGGCAGATTTGGAATGAACTTTATCCGTGTAAATGCAGAGAGTCGTTTTTTAGAAAAGCTGGCCGGCATAACAGAGCCGGAACAAAAGCGAAAAATTATTGGCGAAGAATTTATCAGAGTATTTGAAGAAGAAGCAAAAAAGCTTGGCAAAATCAATGTTCTTGCCCAAGGAACAATTTATCCCGATGTGGTGGAAAGCGGCAAGGGTGATTCTGCTACGATTAAAAGTCATCATAATGTAGGCGGTCTTCCTGATGTTATTTCCTTTGATAGTATTGTTGAGCCCCTTGCAGATTTATTTAAGGATGAGGTAAGAGAGGTCGGCAATAAACTCGGATTGCCGAAAGAACTTGTATACAGACAGCCCTTTCCCGGTCCTGGTCTTGCTGTAAGGGTTATTGGTGAAATCACAAAGGAAAAATTAGATCAGCTCAGAGAGGCAGACGCCATCTTCTGCGAGGAAATCGCCAAGCATTCGTCAGAAGAGATGACAAACCAGTATTTTGCAGTTCTGACAGACCTTCATAGCGTTGGTGTAAAGGGAGATGCTAGAACCTACGGATATACGGTTGCCCTTCGTGCAGTTACCACAGATGATTTTATGACTGCCGAATGGACATGGCTTCCGTATGAATTGCTTGAAAGTGCAAGTTCAAGAATAACCAATGAAATAGAGCAAATTACACGGGTTGTTTATGATATCACATCAAAACCGCCGGCGACGGTGGAGTGGGAATGA
- the purB gene encoding adenylosuccinate lyase: MSNQYESPLSSRYASEFMLKLFSSDTRYQTWRKLWASLAKAEKQMGLAISEEQVSALETHIEDIDYQCVKNREEEVRHDVMAHVYAYGIAAPIASGIIHLGATSCYVTDNADLIIYRDALRYLRSELLKVLANLSDFAEKYKNMPTLGYTHYQPAQLVTVGKRATLWMQDYLSDLEEIDFVLGNMKFLGCRGTTGTEASFLELFDGDTEKIDKMNGLIANDFGFDKCFAVCSQTYPRKLDSRILNCLSSIAQSCYRMANDIRLLQHDRQIEEPFEKNQIGSSAMAYKRNPMRCERICSLARYLVANASNAAMTASVQWLERTLDDSANRRISMPEGFLCADAVLRLAQNVTDGLHVNEKIVEKTVSEYLPFIATENLMMEAVKRGGDRQQIHEIIRKCSMEATAEMKNGGECNLLKLLSDEKEFGLSEAEMKELLEPKKYIGRCAEQVERFNSEIKLLISDIDRDTAQITL, encoded by the coding sequence ATGTCGAACCAATATGAATCACCATTATCTTCCCGATACGCCTCTGAGTTTATGCTGAAGCTGTTTTCTTCCGATACACGGTATCAAACCTGGCGTAAGCTCTGGGCATCCTTGGCAAAAGCTGAAAAGCAGATGGGCTTGGCGATTTCTGAAGAACAGGTGTCTGCACTGGAAACCCATATTGAAGACATTGACTATCAATGTGTAAAGAACCGTGAAGAGGAAGTCCGCCACGATGTAATGGCTCATGTTTATGCGTATGGGATAGCTGCCCCTATTGCCTCTGGAATTATTCATTTAGGTGCCACCAGTTGCTATGTTACCGATAATGCTGATTTAATTATTTATAGAGATGCTCTACGTTATTTGCGTTCAGAGCTTTTGAAGGTTTTAGCAAACCTTTCAGACTTTGCCGAAAAATATAAAAATATGCCCACACTTGGCTATACACATTATCAACCTGCACAGCTTGTCACCGTCGGTAAGCGGGCTACTCTTTGGATGCAGGATTATCTGAGCGATCTTGAAGAAATCGATTTTGTGCTGGGTAATATGAAATTTCTCGGTTGCCGGGGAACCACGGGAACCGAGGCGAGTTTCTTAGAACTTTTTGATGGTGATACCGAAAAAATAGATAAAATGAATGGCTTGATTGCCAATGATTTTGGCTTTGACAAATGCTTCGCTGTTTGCTCACAGACCTATCCACGAAAATTGGATAGCCGAATTTTGAACTGTCTTTCCTCAATAGCGCAAAGCTGTTACCGAATGGCAAATGACATCAGATTGCTCCAGCATGACAGACAGATAGAAGAACCCTTCGAAAAAAATCAAATAGGATCCTCTGCTATGGCATATAAACGAAATCCCATGCGCTGTGAGAGAATCTGCTCTCTTGCGAGATATTTAGTAGCAAACGCTTCAAATGCAGCAATGACAGCCTCCGTTCAATGGTTAGAAAGAACTCTTGACGATTCGGCAAACAGACGTATATCTATGCCGGAAGGCTTCTTATGTGCCGACGCTGTTCTCCGTTTGGCTCAAAATGTAACGGATGGACTTCATGTAAATGAGAAAATCGTTGAAAAAACAGTGAGCGAATATCTGCCCTTTATTGCAACCGAAAATCTGATGATGGAGGCGGTAAAGCGTGGCGGCGACCGTCAGCAGATTCATGAAATTATTCGCAAATGCTCTATGGAAGCTACAGCGGAAATGAAAAACGGCGGCGAGTGCAATCTCCTCAAATTATTAAGTGACGAGAAAGAATTTGGTCTTTCCGAAGCTGAAATGAAAGAACTTCTGGAGCCTAAAAAGTACATTGGAAGATGTGCCGAACAGGTTGAACGCTTTAATTCGGAGATAAAGCTCCTGATTTCGGATATTGACAGAGATACGGCGCAAATCACATTATAA
- a CDS encoding adenylosuccinate synthase, translating into MSNCAIVGINWGDEGKGRMVDLLTEDYDVVVRYQGGGNAGHTVINDKGKFALNLLPSGIFRDGVVNVLGNGVALDPENLWLEICRVADKGVTINRNNLKISDRASLLLPWHREMDELEEQRLKDKMYGSTKQGIAPFYSDKYQKKTVLAGELFYAKELKEHLIDLMEWKNLTLTKVYGARPYTEQMLDEWITAYCEKIKPFICDTSAFLKNAAKDCKKILFEAQLGSLRDLDYGIHPYTTSSNTIAAYAPIGSGFPGAKIDRILGVVKAYSTCVGEGPFVCEMFGEEAERLRNAGGEYGAKTGRPRRVGALDIVATSYGIEVQAATEIALTKLDILSNMDKIPVCTAYTLNGERINRFPFPSALKNAKPVIEYLDGWMCDISKVREWERLPRAAQEYVLFIEKSIGCPITYVSVGPERDSIIIKTKEN; encoded by the coding sequence ATGTCAAATTGTGCAATAGTCGGTATCAACTGGGGAGATGAAGGAAAAGGTCGAATGGTAGACCTGTTAACCGAAGACTATGATGTTGTTGTAAGATATCAGGGTGGTGGCAATGCTGGTCATACGGTCATTAATGATAAAGGCAAGTTTGCTCTAAATCTTCTTCCGTCTGGCATTTTTAGAGATGGTGTTGTAAATGTTTTGGGCAACGGTGTGGCGCTTGATCCCGAAAATCTGTGGCTTGAAATATGTCGAGTGGCTGATAAAGGCGTAACGATCAACAGAAACAATCTAAAAATCAGTGACAGAGCTTCTCTTCTACTTCCGTGGCATAGAGAAATGGATGAACTGGAGGAACAGCGGCTCAAGGACAAAATGTATGGCTCTACCAAGCAAGGTATTGCTCCGTTTTATTCGGACAAATATCAGAAGAAAACCGTACTTGCGGGTGAGCTTTTCTATGCAAAGGAATTGAAAGAGCATCTGATTGATCTTATGGAATGGAAAAATCTAACGCTTACAAAAGTATACGGTGCAAGACCGTACACCGAGCAGATGTTAGACGAATGGATAACGGCGTATTGTGAAAAAATCAAGCCCTTTATCTGTGACACCAGTGCTTTTTTGAAAAATGCTGCCAAGGATTGCAAGAAAATACTGTTTGAAGCGCAGCTCGGATCGCTTCGGGATTTGGATTATGGTATACACCCATATACTACCTCTTCCAACACAATAGCGGCGTATGCGCCCATTGGTTCCGGTTTTCCTGGTGCTAAAATTGACAGAATCCTCGGTGTTGTAAAAGCGTATTCTACCTGTGTTGGTGAAGGGCCCTTCGTCTGCGAAATGTTCGGAGAGGAAGCAGAGAGGCTTCGTAATGCAGGAGGCGAGTACGGAGCAAAAACAGGTAGACCTCGAAGAGTCGGCGCACTTGATATAGTAGCAACCTCCTACGGTATTGAGGTACAGGCAGCCACTGAAATCGCACTGACGAAGTTAGATATACTCAGCAATATGGATAAAATTCCAGTATGCACTGCATACACTCTCAACGGAGAAAGGATAAACCGTTTTCCGTTTCCGTCTGCACTAAAAAACGCAAAGCCGGTCATTGAATATCTTGACGGCTGGATGTGTGATATATCTAAAGTCCGTGAATGGGAGAGACTCCCGAGGGCAGCACAGGAGTATGTACTATTTATTGAAAAATCTATCGGATGCCCTATAACATATGTTTCTGTGGGCCCTGAAAGAGATAGTATTATCATTAAGACAAAGGAGAACTAA
- the purC gene encoding phosphoribosylaminoimidazolesuccinocarboxamide synthase, with translation MEKRKLMYEGKAKKVFETDNLELLIVSYKDDATAFNGLKKGSISGKGIINNKMSNLLMQRLEKNGVPTHFVEEINDRETVVKKVTILPLEIIIRNISAGSFSKRYGVEEGITFETPTIEFSYKNDELGDPLLNSYHAIALGLCSKEEIKIVKKYAFAVNKYLKAFWASCGVILVDFKIEFGKLSDGTIILADEISPDTCRLWDSKTKEKLDKDRFRRDLGGTEEAYAEVMKKLCGHIREDI, from the coding sequence ATGGAAAAACGAAAACTTATGTATGAAGGAAAAGCCAAGAAGGTTTTTGAAACCGACAATCTAGAACTTTTAATTGTCTCCTATAAGGACGATGCCACCGCTTTTAACGGTCTGAAAAAAGGAAGTATTTCTGGCAAAGGAATCATCAATAACAAAATGAGCAATCTTCTTATGCAACGCTTAGAAAAGAACGGCGTTCCGACACATTTTGTCGAGGAAATCAACGACCGTGAAACGGTGGTAAAGAAAGTAACCATACTTCCGTTAGAGATTATTATAAGAAATATTTCAGCAGGTTCGTTTTCAAAAAGATACGGTGTAGAAGAAGGCATCACTTTTGAAACACCTACCATTGAGTTCTCTTATAAAAACGATGAACTCGGTGATCCTCTTCTGAATAGCTACCACGCTATTGCTTTGGGACTTTGTAGTAAGGAAGAAATTAAAATCGTAAAGAAATATGCCTTTGCTGTAAATAAATATCTGAAAGCATTTTGGGCGAGCTGTGGCGTTATTCTGGTGGATTTTAAAATTGAATTCGGAAAACTATCCGACGGCACTATTATTCTCGCTGATGAAATCAGCCCCGATACTTGTCGCCTTTGGGACAGCAAGACAAAAGAAAAATTAGATAAGGATAGATTCCGCCGTGATCTCGGAGGAACGGAAGAGGCCTACGCTGAGGTAATGAAAAAGCTTTGTGGGCATATAAGGGAGGATATATAA
- a CDS encoding glutamine synthetase family protein, producing MKYSKEEVIQYVNEDDVKFIRLAFCDVFGKQKNISIMPRELARAFEYGIAFDASSVEGYGDETHSDLLLKPDSETLTLLPWRPEHGKVVRMFSNVIYPSGKISECDTRNLLKKAIKDAADAGISFFFGAEQEFYLFNLDQNGKPTDVPYDEAGYMDIAPEDKGENIRREICLTLEQMGIRPESSHHEEGPGQNEIDFRYSDPLTAADNVMTFQTVVKTIAHQNGLHADFSPKPLKDQPGNGFHINMSVKSVDGSDNLPFVIAGVLDKAVEMTAFLNPTPDSYMRFGNNKAPKYISWSNENRSPLVRIPAAVGEYRRAELRSPDPTANPYLAFTLIIYVGLYGIKNQLKLPRASDFNLFKASAETFDKFQQLPDTLEAARTLADQSEFINEHIPKAILEIYCNK from the coding sequence ATGAAGTATTCAAAGGAAGAGGTAATACAGTATGTCAATGAGGATGATGTAAAGTTCATCCGATTGGCGTTCTGCGATGTTTTCGGAAAACAAAAAAATATTTCTATTATGCCACGGGAACTGGCCCGTGCTTTTGAATACGGAATTGCTTTCGACGCCTCGTCTGTCGAAGGCTATGGGGACGAAACCCATTCTGATCTTTTACTTAAGCCAGATAGTGAAACCTTGACGCTTCTGCCTTGGCGCCCTGAACACGGAAAGGTTGTCCGTATGTTCAGCAATGTCATCTATCCTTCTGGAAAGATTTCTGAATGTGATACGCGTAATCTTTTGAAGAAGGCTATCAAAGATGCAGCAGACGCTGGAATTTCATTCTTCTTTGGTGCTGAACAGGAATTTTATCTCTTCAATTTAGACCAAAACGGCAAACCTACAGATGTTCCTTACGATGAAGCCGGATATATGGATATTGCACCAGAGGATAAAGGTGAAAATATTCGCCGTGAAATTTGTCTGACACTTGAGCAAATGGGTATCCGTCCAGAAAGCTCCCATCACGAGGAAGGTCCTGGACAAAATGAAATTGATTTTCGTTATTCCGATCCCCTTACAGCAGCTGACAATGTTATGACATTTCAAACAGTTGTTAAGACCATAGCTCATCAAAACGGTCTCCACGCCGATTTTTCTCCTAAACCACTGAAAGATCAACCAGGAAACGGATTCCATATCAATATGTCCGTTAAATCCGTTGATGGTTCAGATAATCTGCCCTTTGTAATTGCAGGAGTGTTGGATAAAGCAGTGGAGATGACTGCCTTTCTTAACCCAACGCCGGACTCTTATATGCGTTTTGGAAACAACAAAGCGCCCAAATACATCTCATGGTCAAACGAAAACAGAAGCCCGCTTGTCCGAATTCCAGCAGCGGTCGGCGAATATCGAAGAGCAGAATTGCGTTCTCCCGATCCTACTGCTAACCCCTATCTTGCTTTTACCTTGATAATTTATGTAGGGCTCTATGGTATCAAAAATCAGCTTAAATTGCCGAGGGCTTCCGATTTTAATCTTTTCAAAGCAAGCGCTGAAACTTTTGATAAATTTCAGCAGTTACCAGACACTCTTGAGGCAGCGCGCACTCTTGCAGATCAAAGCGAATTTATCAACGAGCATATACCCAAGGCTATTTTGGAAATTTACTGCAATAAATAA
- a CDS encoding ANTAR domain-containing response regulator, translating to MSLKEQVYSLLLVSCSESFNTAIAGMFPTSQYQPVRIATSVSEAKRYIATRDFDFVIINSPLPDESGTRFAIDCCRSQTTVVLILVKNDVHSEVHDKVAEHGVFTLPKPTSRTTMIQGLNWMSSARERLRKLEQKTLSIDKRMEEIRIINRAKFLLISKLKMTEPDAHHYLERSAMNNCISKKEAAQNIIKMYS from the coding sequence ATGAGTTTGAAAGAACAAGTTTACAGCTTACTTCTGGTGTCTTGTTCGGAAAGCTTCAACACTGCAATTGCTGGAATGTTCCCAACTTCACAGTATCAGCCGGTGCGCATTGCAACAAGCGTTAGCGAAGCCAAGAGATATATTGCTACCAGGGATTTTGATTTTGTAATTATCAACTCTCCTTTGCCTGATGAGTCTGGCACTCGCTTTGCTATTGACTGCTGTCGTTCTCAAACCACGGTCGTTCTCATACTTGTTAAAAATGATGTTCATTCCGAAGTTCATGACAAAGTTGCGGAGCATGGTGTGTTTACCTTACCTAAGCCAACCTCCCGTACGACAATGATTCAGGGATTGAACTGGATGTCCAGTGCCAGAGAAAGACTTAGAAAGCTTGAACAGAAAACACTTTCCATTGACAAACGTATGGAAGAAATCCGCATTATCAACCGTGCAAAATTTTTACTTATCAGCAAACTTAAAATGACTGAGCCAGATGCGCATCATTACTTAGAAAGAAGTGCTATGAATAATTGTATTTCAAAAAAAGAGGCAGCTCAGAATATTATAAAAATGTATTCTTGA
- the pfkB gene encoding 1-phosphofructokinase: MIITVTLNPAIDKTIYLKNYHHGQVNIIDKTILDPGGKGINVSKVLNSFSCSYISLGFTGGMDGKILEQHLSDAGIQYKFTPVKANTRTNTKMIESSTGKTTDLNEQGDEISLEELNRFIDGYREIVKDGDTVVLSGSAPKGIPQNIYYQLCEIALQVGAKVILDSKGPLLKEALKSSVFLIKPNVEELESLSEKPFDHFDEIVDYCNELISNNVEYICLSMGSEGALLIGKDLFLQAKVPTVEAKSTVGAGDSLLGAMIGYLSSGYSMKESFAYGVSASVLAVSKEGTKAPTMDEIEEFVHKIKIIDMKVKK; encoded by the coding sequence TTGATTATCACAGTAACACTAAATCCAGCAATAGATAAGACAATTTATTTAAAAAATTATCATCATGGTCAAGTGAATATTATTGATAAAACGATTCTTGATCCAGGAGGTAAGGGGATCAATGTCTCAAAGGTTTTGAACAGTTTTTCATGTTCATATATATCTTTAGGATTTACTGGTGGAATGGATGGAAAGATATTAGAACAGCATTTATCGGATGCAGGTATTCAATACAAATTTACACCTGTAAAAGCCAATACAAGAACGAATACAAAAATGATAGAAAGTTCAACAGGCAAAACTACAGATCTTAACGAACAGGGCGATGAGATTTCCCTTGAAGAATTAAACAGATTTATAGATGGATATAGGGAGATTGTAAAAGATGGAGATACTGTCGTTTTAAGTGGTAGTGCACCAAAGGGAATTCCACAAAATATTTACTACCAGCTTTGTGAAATAGCTCTTCAGGTAGGAGCAAAGGTTATTTTAGATTCTAAAGGTCCTTTGCTTAAAGAGGCGCTAAAATCTAGTGTTTTTTTAATTAAACCTAATGTAGAAGAGCTTGAAAGTTTATCAGAGAAACCTTTTGATCATTTTGATGAAATAGTTGATTACTGTAATGAATTAATCTCAAATAATGTAGAATATATTTGCCTTTCTATGGGCTCCGAAGGAGCATTATTAATCGGTAAGGACCTGTTTTTACAGGCAAAAGTACCAACGGTAGAAGCAAAGAGTACAGTAGGAGCAGGTGACAGCTTATTAGGTGCAATGATTGGGTATTTAAGTAGTGGATATAGTATGAAAGAATCCTTTGCTTATGGCGTTTCAGCCTCTGTACTAGCTGTATCCAAAGAAGGAACAAAAGCTCCTACTATGGATGAAATTGAAGAATTTGTTCATAAAATAAAGATTATTGACATGAAAGTAAAAAAATAA
- a CDS encoding DeoR/GlpR family DNA-binding transcription regulator: MFAQERLDMIIQLLHEEGKVKVKDLSKRFELSEDAIRKDLKILEKQGVMERIYGGGMLKKKIPKFQDVGERNQTDSLDKRRIATKALKMLNERETILLDISSINLILAEMIKESDLEITVLSNSIDILYILSKSTKATVISPGGMYFRQAGGFVGSETINSIKKYNVQKVFIGSCGVDLDAKSITTFNVEDGNTKSAFIQCAKEVYLVMENKKFNYDGIYKFDSIDHVDGIITEGKPIEVISKKLNKYKINII; the protein is encoded by the coding sequence ATGTTTGCACAAGAGAGATTAGATATGATTATCCAATTATTACATGAAGAAGGAAAAGTCAAAGTAAAAGATTTAAGCAAGCGATTTGAATTATCAGAAGATGCTATTCGCAAAGATTTAAAAATCTTAGAAAAACAAGGGGTTATGGAGCGTATATATGGCGGTGGAATGTTGAAAAAGAAAATCCCCAAATTTCAGGATGTAGGTGAAAGGAATCAAACAGATAGTCTTGATAAAAGAAGGATTGCCACAAAAGCTCTTAAGATGTTAAATGAGAGGGAAACAATTTTATTAGATATATCCTCGATTAATCTTATCCTTGCAGAGATGATTAAAGAGTCTGATTTAGAAATAACAGTCCTATCCAATAGTATCGATATTCTTTATATTTTATCAAAGAGTACAAAAGCTACAGTCATTTCACCTGGTGGAATGTATTTTAGACAAGCTGGTGGATTTGTAGGAAGTGAAACCATTAATTCTATCAAAAAATATAATGTACAAAAAGTATTTATTGGAAGTTGTGGAGTAGATCTAGATGCGAAAAGCATTACTACATTTAATGTAGAAGATGGGAATACTAAAAGTGCCTTTATCCAATGTGCAAAAGAAGTATATTTAGTAATGGAAAATAAGAAATTCAATTATGATGGTATCTACAAATTTGATTCTATTGATCATGTAGATGGAATCATAACGGAAGGTAAACCTATTGAAGTAATTAGCAAAAAGTTAAATAAGTATAAGATCAATATTATATGA